In the Blautia coccoides genome, GACTTGGGTATATATCTTCTCTGCGTAGGCATAACAGGCTGTATCCTCCAGCAGAGCCACAGGATAATCCGGAAAGGCAAAGTTCAGTTCGTGTATCAGATTGCCGCTCCCGCCGGGACCGAGGCTCAGGGTTGTGGAGTATATCTCGTTCCGTGCGGCATCTATCATGGCAGACACCACAACACAGATGCCCAGGATCCGTTCGGAGTCATATTTGGACAGGATATCCCTGTACACACATGTCCTGGATAAGGAGATATAAGTCTCCCCCTTTTTTAACTGCAGCCTGGTACTGTAGACTGAAGTGCCGGCTACATCCACCACATGAGCTTCGGCGATATTGTCCACCCAGCTAATTACGATCACAAAATGCTGATTTGTCTGGGCTTTTAGGCAGTTGGGTTTTCTGCCGACGCAGTCAGAGTGGGAGGCCCCTTCATCGGCGATAAATTCCCTTTCGATCAGTTCATCAACCAGTGTGGATACCGTGGTTTTGCTGAGATGGGTGCGCCTGGCCAGCTCTGTGCGTGATATTCCGTTCTCAATATATATGGAGGAATACAGATGCTTCATATTAGTGTTCTTGATCACCTGTTGTGTCAGAAGTTTCATATGTTCACCTCCTTTGCTGGTTTAATTGTAAAGTGGTATTATTAATTAGATGCTACCATAAAACCCGGAGTTATGCAATATTATTTGTGAAAAGATGTAAAAATGGAGAGTGATAACCATATATTTGTGTAAAATGGTGGATAAAAGCAAGAAATTTTAAAATGATGAAACAAAAACGGTTGGAAATAGTGTAAATAAATTGTAATGCGGTAGGAATAAATAGTAATAAGGTTAAAAGTGCACAAAATATGTGATTATAAAATGTTAAAAATGTAGTAAATTACATTCTTATATCACAAAAATACAAAAACATATTGACATAAATGACATGTGATGCTATTGTATAGCTATCAAATAAATAAATTTTACATTATCAAAAAGCCAAAAATAGCTGAAAAACCAGCGGGGCTTTTAATTTTAAAATTTATTAGTAAGGCCACTGGACAAACAAAAAGAAAAGAGGATGATGAGATGAAAGTGGGATTAATAGGATGCGGAGGAATGGGAACCACCCACAACCTGTCGCTGAAAGCACTGTCATCCAAGATGGATGTTGAGGTAACGGCGCTGGCTGACTGCAGGCCCGAGTTCCTGGAAAAGGCGGCTGAGCAATGGCCAAATGCCAGGCTGTACAAGACGGGGATGGAACTTCTGGAAGCGGAGACGCTGGACAGCGTGCATATCTGCCTTCCCAGTTATCTCCACACAGAACATGCTGTGGCGGCTATGGACAGAGGAATGAATGTGTTCGTAGAAAAACCGGTATGTCTGACCGAGGAGGAGGCGCAGAAGCTTCTGGATGCCAAGGAGAGGAACCGTGTACAGGTTATGGTTGGGCAGGTGGTCCGCTCCTTTGATGAATACCGGTATCTGAAGGACTGCTATGAAACAGGCCGGTATGGTGAACTGAAATCTATTACCATGCAGAGAGTGAGCGGCGACGCGGCGTGGGGATTTGAGGACTGGTTCCATAAGGAGGACAGGAGTGGTTCGGTAGTGCTGGATCTGCATGTGCATGATCTGGATTTTCTCAGATATATGCTGGGAGAACCGGATTCCTTTGATGTAAGGGCAACAGCATTTTCCAGCGGAATGATCAACCAGATCTTTACTACATACGAATTCGGAAAAGTATTCGCAGTGACAGAAGGCATATGGGATATTAGTTCAGCGCTTCCCTTTGAGGCCAGCTTCCACGCATGCTTCGAGGAGGCCAGTATCGTATTCCGGGGACGCGATGAAAAACCGCTGACTGTTTATAAAAATGACGGCACGGTGGAGTATCCGGAGCTTGAAAGGGAATACGATGTGAAGGATGATTCCGCGGGGATCAACGTCTCCAATCTGGGGCCGTATTATACAGAGATCAAATACTTCATTGAATGCCTCCAAAACGGCAGAGAAGTGGAGGTTGCGCCTCTGGAAGAGGGTATCAAATCTGTTCGTCAGGGAATTGAAGAGTGGAGACGGGCAAAGGAATATGTGAACAGGAAATAAAAACAAATATAAATTTCAAGGAGGAAAAAATTATGATGAAGAAAACACTGGCGGTTCTGATGACAGCAGCTTTGGCAGCATCCTGTCTTACAGCCTGCGGCGGTGGCGGCGGCAGTACAGAGGAGTCCAAGGGCGATTCCGGTAAGGACAGCGCAGACAGCGGCAAAGAGGTTACCCTGAAGGTCTTCGATGCTCATGCTTATGGTCTGGACGAGTATGCTGAGATGGCGAAAAAGTTTGAGGAGTCACATCCTGGGGTTAAGATTG is a window encoding:
- a CDS encoding ROK family transcriptional regulator, translating into MKLLTQQVIKNTNMKHLYSSIYIENGISRTELARRTHLSKTTVSTLVDELIEREFIADEGASHSDCVGRKPNCLKAQTNQHFVIVISWVDNIAEAHVVDVAGTSVYSTRLQLKKGETYISLSRTCVYRDILSKYDSERILGICVVVSAMIDAARNEIYSTTLSLGPGGSGNLIHELNFAFPDYPVALLEDTACYAYAEKIYTQVKEKNFAFINFGRGIGATIFIEGNMLGKASGSVTQFGHYSVNPKGPLCVCGNHGCLEAMFSESQIKARLEESGKESCLLGRSAITFEDLGKAALYKDPAAIHTLQKMARDLALALSNLICIVNPELIILGGKGQHLGTLFIEEVQNSLRDVGFRRMVDFSGVRYSQLQSDAYLNGAMKYFFDTYYSFLEPRLCTFYIG
- a CDS encoding Gfo/Idh/MocA family protein, with protein sequence MKVGLIGCGGMGTTHNLSLKALSSKMDVEVTALADCRPEFLEKAAEQWPNARLYKTGMELLEAETLDSVHICLPSYLHTEHAVAAMDRGMNVFVEKPVCLTEEEAQKLLDAKERNRVQVMVGQVVRSFDEYRYLKDCYETGRYGELKSITMQRVSGDAAWGFEDWFHKEDRSGSVVLDLHVHDLDFLRYMLGEPDSFDVRATAFSSGMINQIFTTYEFGKVFAVTEGIWDISSALPFEASFHACFEEASIVFRGRDEKPLTVYKNDGTVEYPELEREYDVKDDSAGINVSNLGPYYTEIKYFIECLQNGREVEVAPLEEGIKSVRQGIEEWRRAKEYVNRK